CCGCTGGAACGACGCGGTCAACCAGGCGTGGATGTGCGACTTCGGACGGCTCACCTACAAGGCGATGAACGAGGCGCGCCTGCTCACGCCCTTCGTGCGCGAAGAGGGCGCGCGGAAGGTCGCCGCGTGGGGATCGCTCCTGCCCGATGTGGCGTTCCGCCTGAAGGCGGCGGCGGACAAGGGTGGGACGGACCGGGTCGCCGTGATCGCCTCCCCGCAATCGTCGAACGAGGAGCTGTACCTCCTTCGACGCCTCGCGACGGAGCTGCTCGGCACGAAGAACCTCGCCTTCACCCACCGGGTTGCGGGGGACGGCTTCGCCGACGACTTCCTGATCCAGCCGGACAAGAACCCGAACACCCGCGGCGCGCAACTCCTCGGGATCCCCGACGGCGCGGCGTTCGACGCGCTGGTGTCGAAGATCGCCGGCGGCGGGATCGACGCCCTCCTCATCTACGGCAATGGGCTCGGAGCCCTTTCGGAGGAGGAGACGGCGGCGCTGCTGGCCAAGGTC
The nucleotide sequence above comes from Deltaproteobacteria bacterium. Encoded proteins:
- a CDS encoding molybdopterin-dependent oxidoreductase; this translates as RWNDAVNQAWMCDFGRLTYKAMNEARLLTPFVREEGARKVAAWGSLLPDVAFRLKAAADKGGTDRVAVIASPQSSNEELYLLRRLATELLGTKNLAFTHRVAGDGFADDFLIQPDKNPNTRGAQLLGIPDGAAFDALVSKIAGGGIDALLIYGNGLGALSEEETAALLAKVPVVVQVGTNEGPVSKAATAVLPSASVAERGGTFTNHAGRVQRFRFGFPARGKAKNPIEILVELGNRLGAGWTFAGEASVFKAIAETEAPFAGMSYDSIGMFGQETWGTQG